Proteins encoded by one window of Dendropsophus ebraccatus isolate aDenEbr1 chromosome 4, aDenEbr1.pat, whole genome shotgun sequence:
- the LOC138789487 gene encoding transmembrane protein 272-like, translating to MDSSSSNNLCLQIISYIIWIGLSAALIAMGAIYKDDCPVQPRIPIFLMVTGVTHLVIGFLFCLKCGFDICTEILKGMIGMFSFVWFIIGSVWVFSLYHDQKGPDQCDQNLYYFAFGYLILEYVFIGLGLIIPCFRWSLRTFWYERLD from the exons ATGGACTCCTCCAGTTCTAATAACCTAT GTTTACAAATAATTTCGTATATCATCTGGATTGGATTAAGCGCAGCTTTGATTGCAATGG gagccatctataaagatgATTGTCCAGTCCAGCCACGCATACCCATATTTCTTATGGTCACTGGAGTCACACACTTGGTGATTGGATTTTTGTTTTGTCTAAAATGCGGTTTTGACATATGCACCGAAATTCTAAAAGGCATGATTGGAATGTTCAGCTTTGTTTGGTTTATAATAG GCAGTGTTTGGGTGTTCAGTCTGTATCATGACCAGAAGGGCCCGGACCAATGTGACCAGAATCTCTACTATTTTGCCTTTGGGTACTTGATATTAGAATATGTTTTTATTGGCCTAGGCCTGATAATTCCATGCTTTCGTTGGTCACTAAGAACATTTTGGTatgagag